A genomic window from Rhizobium rosettiformans includes:
- a CDS encoding helix-turn-helix domain-containing protein has protein sequence MLRTQIAAAIGCARANALDEIMREVWTRYSAGQLSEEDAGQLSALAQERRAAWRGSGQAALGLVLPPPAERCPTPVRRRSYFKGRSEGRIWQATTRKDVQAILKAAEIYNEAGLHEKGERSGPLGSVALDVLRLFVNLIDFRTGRLEPSITTIMDRLGRSRDTIVRALKNLRAHGFIDWLRRYEPTGNEGRGPQVQQASNAYRLSLPEKARQFLGRFGKAPPPPADHGQDQQAWSEAIDVYRSTLPLDERTQLDAGDSPLGQALVKMAKTFMKRESDNQTESPSNSILYVKT, from the coding sequence ATGTTGAGGACGCAAATTGCGGCCGCGATTGGATGCGCGCGTGCGAACGCGCTTGATGAAATCATGCGGGAGGTCTGGACGCGCTACAGTGCCGGCCAGCTTTCCGAGGAAGACGCCGGCCAGCTCTCCGCGCTCGCCCAGGAGCGCCGGGCCGCATGGCGCGGATCGGGACAAGCCGCGCTTGGCCTAGTCCTGCCTCCCCCGGCCGAGCGTTGCCCGACGCCGGTTCGCCGGCGCAGCTATTTCAAGGGGCGATCGGAGGGCCGTATCTGGCAGGCGACGACGCGCAAGGACGTGCAGGCGATCTTGAAGGCGGCCGAAATCTACAACGAGGCCGGCTTGCACGAGAAGGGCGAGCGCAGCGGCCCGCTCGGATCGGTGGCGCTCGACGTGCTGCGGCTGTTCGTCAATCTGATCGACTTCCGCACCGGCCGGCTGGAGCCGTCAATCACCACGATCATGGACCGCCTGGGCCGGTCGCGGGACACGATCGTGCGGGCGCTGAAGAACCTGCGGGCGCATGGCTTCATCGACTGGCTGCGGCGCTACGAGCCGACCGGGAACGAGGGGCGCGGCCCCCAGGTGCAGCAGGCGAGCAACGCCTACCGCTTGTCCCTGCCGGAAAAGGCCCGGCAGTTTCTTGGCCGGTTTGGAAAGGCCCCTCCCCCGCCTGCGGATCATGGACAGGATCAGCAGGCATGGAGCGAGGCAATCGACGTCTACCGGAGCACCCTGCCCCTCGATGAGCGAACGCAGCTCGACGCTGGTGATAGTCCGCTGGGGCAGGCCCTTGTGAAGATGGCAAAGACCTTCATGAAACGTGAGTCCGATAACCAGACTGAATCCCCCTCTAATTCTATTCTCTATGTGAAAACATAA
- a CDS encoding type II toxin-antitoxin system RelE/ParE family toxin — protein MKRLEFLGDSLEQLREFPETARKEAGVQLHKVQQGFEPSDWKPMASVGQGVREIRIRDEAGAFRVLYIAKIEDAVYVLHAFQKKTQQTAKRDLDLAATRLRQI, from the coding sequence ATGAAGCGGCTCGAATTTCTCGGGGATTCCCTTGAGCAGTTGCGGGAGTTTCCCGAGACGGCGCGGAAAGAGGCCGGTGTCCAGCTTCACAAGGTTCAGCAGGGTTTTGAGCCAAGCGACTGGAAGCCGATGGCGAGCGTAGGGCAGGGGGTGCGGGAAATCCGCATCCGCGATGAGGCCGGAGCCTTCCGGGTGCTCTACATCGCTAAGATAGAGGATGCCGTCTATGTGCTGCACGCCTTCCAGAAGAAGACGCAGCAGACAGCGAAACGAGATTTGGACCTAGCCGCGACCCGGTTGCGGCAAATCTAG
- a CDS encoding recombinase family protein, translating to MLIGYMRVSSGDERQSVALQRDALLAAGVDQRHLHQDRASGARDDRPGLKACLAELCEGDVLVVWKLDRLGRSLSHLIRIVEDLKMRGVAFRSLTEAIDTTNSHGAFLFNLFGTLAEYERVLITERVNAGLAAARRRGRKGGRPPTIDTEKVEQILAALEAGASKASVCRTFKVPRSTLIDTLRRTGWTGPGKEDEPAPPV from the coding sequence ATGTTGATCGGTTACATGCGGGTATCGAGCGGTGATGAGCGGCAGTCGGTTGCCTTGCAGCGCGACGCCCTGCTCGCGGCCGGGGTCGATCAGCGTCACCTGCATCAGGATCGCGCTTCGGGCGCGCGCGACGATCGGCCGGGGCTGAAGGCTTGCCTTGCGGAATTGTGCGAGGGTGACGTGCTGGTCGTTTGGAAGCTCGACCGTCTGGGCCGATCACTCTCCCACCTGATCAGAATCGTTGAGGATCTGAAGATGCGCGGGGTCGCCTTCCGCTCTTTGACGGAAGCTATCGACACGACGAATTCGCACGGTGCGTTCCTGTTCAACCTGTTTGGCACGCTCGCCGAATACGAGAGAGTGCTGATCACGGAGCGGGTCAACGCTGGACTGGCGGCGGCACGCCGGCGCGGTCGCAAGGGCGGTAGGCCACCGACGATCGACACCGAAAAGGTTGAGCAGATTCTGGCGGCGCTGGAAGCCGGCGCCAGCAAGGCGTCGGTGTGTCGGACATTCAAGGTGCCGCGCTCGACTCTCATCGATACATTGCGGCGAACCGGATGGACCGGACCGGGCAAAGAAGATGAGCCTGCTCCCCCAGTTTGA
- a CDS encoding ParA family protein has product MAVISFVSSKGGVGKTTSAVVLAGELVAAGRKVALIDADPNRPLVAWSQLRPVPESLRLIVDDSAETIIDTIEDARTDADFVIVDLEGTATDRVGFAVARSDLVLIPLQSSVLDAAEAAKSVKLVRQMWKVANREIPYRVFFTRVPPAIRERTARDIERQFTGAAVPVLPATLIDRAAYRTLFSLGGTLHELEAADVSGLETAKENAREYAQAVINAIRGGNAA; this is encoded by the coding sequence ATGGCGGTCATATCATTTGTTTCGAGCAAAGGCGGGGTTGGCAAAACGACTTCGGCCGTTGTCCTCGCCGGCGAGCTAGTCGCGGCGGGTCGCAAGGTCGCGTTGATCGACGCGGACCCCAACAGGCCCCTTGTAGCCTGGTCGCAGCTTCGCCCGGTTCCGGAATCCCTTCGGCTCATAGTTGATGACTCGGCCGAAACAATCATAGACACGATCGAGGATGCCCGCACCGACGCCGATTTCGTCATAGTTGACTTAGAAGGGACCGCGACCGATCGCGTCGGCTTCGCAGTCGCCCGGTCGGATTTGGTTCTGATTCCGCTGCAAAGCTCGGTTCTCGACGCAGCCGAGGCCGCGAAATCGGTCAAGCTGGTGCGCCAAATGTGGAAGGTGGCGAACCGGGAAATTCCATATCGCGTGTTCTTTACCCGCGTGCCGCCCGCGATCCGCGAGCGGACGGCACGCGACATAGAGCGGCAGTTTACCGGCGCTGCGGTCCCGGTGCTGCCGGCGACTTTGATCGACAGGGCGGCCTATCGGACCTTGTTTTCCTTGGGCGGCACGCTGCACGAGCTGGAAGCGGCCGATGTGTCCGGACTGGAGACAGCCAAGGAAAATGCCCGCGAATATGCGCAAGCCGTCATCAACGCCATTAGGGGAGGGAACGCAGCATGA
- a CDS encoding ribbon-helix-helix protein, CopG family, producing the protein MAGRIYVNTDLPADLVARLDQIKEAKGVSSRAPIIEEALRFYIENAPRT; encoded by the coding sequence GTGGCCGGCCGCATCTATGTGAACACCGATCTTCCCGCCGATCTGGTCGCACGACTTGACCAGATCAAGGAAGCGAAGGGCGTGTCATCACGCGCCCCGATCATCGAAGAAGCTTTGAGGTTCTATATCGAGAACGCACCGAGGACATGA